The genome window GCAATTTCTCCGTCAACAGTGGCTACACATTTTCCCTTTCCAAAGTTGCCACGTAATCTCGTCATTTCTACTTCTAATCGCAGCTGATCCCCAGGAAACACTTGCTTTTTAAAGCGACAGTTATCCACTCCAGCAAAGAAAGCTAATCTTCCTTTATTCTCTTCCTTGATCAACATGGCAACCGCTCCTACTTGTGCTAAAGCTTCTACAATTAATACACCTGGCATAACTGGGTATTCAGGGAAATGACCATTAAAATATTCTTCATTTGCCGATACATTTTTGATTCCTACAGCTTTTTTACCTTCTTCCACTTCTAAAATTCTATCTACTAATAAAAATGGATATCGATGCGGAATAATTTCTTTAATTTGATTAATATCTAACATTTTGTGACCTCCTACTAATATGTGGTTATATTATATTGTACTAAAAAAAGCTATAAAAAAGGAAGGGATATCCCTTCCTTTTTTAAGATGTTTTTCAAAATAATTATTTTAGCTAACATCCTGAACAGTTATTACATTAACTTGATCATTCCAGCACATCACCAAAAAAGGAATCTGTAATTATTTTTACAAATTCCTCTCTTAATTACTCTTCATTTATTAAATTGACAATATGCGTCCAGGTTTCTTTTTTAAAGGTATCCGTTGCTTTTCCGTTTCCCATAACACTATAACCGACAACGGCTCCAGCTAGAACACTTACAGCCAGTACTAAAAGAATGACAACAATACGTAGCCATATAGGAAACAGACGAACTCTAATCTTCTGCTTAGGAGAAGTTTTCTCTTCTGGATTATTCTTCTCTTTTTGATCTTCTTTAACCTGTTCTCTTGTCTTAACCATTTCTTGACTACTGCTATTTAATGCCATCACTTTTCTCCTTTTTAACGTATTCCATTCACTAATCCCATCATCTGATCTGCTAAAGAGATGGATCTGGACTGAAATTGATAGGAGCGCTGTGTAGCAATCAGATTGACCATTTCTTTGCTTATATCCACATTAGATTGTTCTAATGCATTCTGTTTCATTGCGATTTCATTTCTTCTGCCGCCATTCAAATCAACCATCACTTGATTTTCATCAGCAGTGTCAGAGAGTCGATATAAGTTCTCCCCTGTTTTTTCAAGGCTTTGTGGATTATTAGCATACGATATGCCAAGATTAAAGGTTTCCTGACCGCCATTATCCAATTTAACTGTTAAAGATCCGGTTGGTGAAAAAGCATATTCTTTAACATTATTATTTAATAAAATTGGGTTATTATTCTCATCAAGGATAGCATGGCCTTCTTTCGTAACCAGCATGTTCTCATTATTAGATACAGGTGATAAATACATCGCTCCATCTCTCGTATAACGCATTTCGGAAGTTCCTCCGTCTTGCACCAATACTCTGTATAATTGTCCTTCTTTCGTCAGTGCTGTATCTAAAACGCGATCAGTTGCTTTAATCGTTCCTTGTGTCATCACTAATTGTGTTTGAGCCATTTTAGCGCCTACGCCTTGCCTAATTCCGTTTGGCGTCTGACGATTGACTTCTTGTGTTTCATCCTTTTGATTATTAAATTGCTGATAAAGCATATCTGTAAACGTCCCATTTTGTCTTTTATAGCCTGTAGTATCTACATTAGCCATATTATTACTAATAAGATCCATTTGCTTTTGCAGCTGTGTTAAAGTATTACTAGCCGTTATCATCGTTCTATTCATAGCGATTCCCCCCTTTACTACTATCTAAATCATTCTTATAGCTTACCAATTTCATTTGCGGCTTGATCCATACTCTTATCATAAGCCTGCAATATTTTCTGATTAGCTTCAAATGCTCGATAAGCAGTCATCATATCTGTCATTGTCTGCGCTGTATCAACATTAGAATTCTCTAAAAAGCCTTGATTGATTTGAAAGGTAACTTGGTTATTTGCATATGCACTTTGTAAAGTGGCTCCATCTTGTGCTCGATACAAACCATCACCCTCTTTTACGAGTTGTTCTGGTGAATCTGTATAACTTATTCCAAGACGATACGCTTCTCCATTACTGCTTGTAAGCACTCCATCAGATGTAACAGAAAAATCCGTGCTTGTAAGCTGAATTCGTTCGTTATTTTCATCTAAAACGTAAGCACCACTAGAAGTAGTTAAATACCCTTGGCCATCTAATGTAAAATTTCCGTTTCTTGAATAGGCAACTCCATTATCATTTTGTACTGTAAAAAATAATCCGCCGCCAGCATTCGTTCCATTCCCTGGAACATTCGCGTTTAAGATCGCTAAATCCGTCTTTAATCCTGTTTGATTAAGATCACCCTGAGTAAACTTCGGTATTGCTTCTTGCATATAGACTCCTGTTGCTAAATAGCCTACTTGCTGCTTTTCTATCGCACCAACCGCATTTTTCCTAACACTTTGCTGTAATAATTCAGGAAAAGCTCTCATGGATGATTTGTCTGCCTTAAAACCCGGTGTCGTACTATTGGCCATATTATTAGAAAGCATTTCGGTTTTGCGTTGCTGAGCAAGCATACCAGAAGCTGCTGTATAGAACCCTTTAAACATAACTGTCTCCTATCTATACAAAGATTTCGATTCAAGCATATATATTCTATTATAAAAAAAATATCAAAAGATTACATTAAATTTTGTTGAAAAAAGTCTAAAAATGTTCATTATATTTATCATTTATTATATCGGCTATTCATAAGAACAATCTACTGGAAGATAAAGGAGGAAGAATCTTATCGCCACTGAGAAAAACAGAAATGGCAAAATAAAAAATCGGAAAAAGAAAAAGAAATTTTTCCATTCCGATTTTTTATGTTTAAGACTTATTCAAACGGGTATGAAATAAATAGATTTCATTTTCCTATGCATAAACAAGTATTTTTCACTTGTTTATGCCCCCCCATTTTTTAGCCTAATTTTCTTTTGGGAAGACGATCAATATTATCTAACATTATTCCTGTCCCGATTGCTACACAATCCATTGGATTTTCAGCTACTAATACGGGAACCTTCAACTCATCCGCTAATAGTAAGTCAATCCCGTGCAGCAATGCTCCACCACCAGTTAAGATAACTCCACGATCAATGATATCAGCAGAAAGCTCAGGCGGTGTTCTTTCTAAGACACTTTTAGCAGCTTGTACAATAATAGATACGGACTCTCTTAATGCTTGCTCAATTTCCTCTGAATGTACCGTAATGGTTCTTGGAAGACCAGAAACCATGTCAC of Niallia circulans contains these proteins:
- a CDS encoding DNA-directed RNA polymerase subunit beta, which translates into the protein MALNSSSQEMVKTREQVKEDQKEKNNPEEKTSPKQKIRVRLFPIWLRIVVILLVLAVSVLAGAVVGYSVMGNGKATDTFKKETWTHIVNLINEE
- the fabZ gene encoding 3-hydroxyacyl-ACP dehydratase FabZ — translated: MLDINQIKEIIPHRYPFLLVDRILEVEEGKKAVGIKNVSANEEYFNGHFPEYPVMPGVLIVEALAQVGAVAMLIKEENKGRLAFFAGVDNCRFKKQVFPGDQLRLEVEMTRLRGNFGKGKCVATVDGEIACEAEIMFALGDKKEA
- a CDS encoding flagellar hook-basal body protein; its protein translation is MFKGFYTAASGMLAQQRKTEMLSNNMANSTTPGFKADKSSMRAFPELLQQSVRKNAVGAIEKQQVGYLATGVYMQEAIPKFTQGDLNQTGLKTDLAILNANVPGNGTNAGGGLFFTVQNDNGVAYSRNGNFTLDGQGYLTTSSGAYVLDENNERIQLTSTDFSVTSDGVLTSSNGEAYRLGISYTDSPEQLVKEGDGLYRAQDGATLQSAYANNQVTFQINQGFLENSNVDTAQTMTDMMTAYRAFEANQKILQAYDKSMDQAANEIGKL
- a CDS encoding flagellar hook-basal body protein translates to MNRTMITASNTLTQLQKQMDLISNNMANVDTTGYKRQNGTFTDMLYQQFNNQKDETQEVNRQTPNGIRQGVGAKMAQTQLVMTQGTIKATDRVLDTALTKEGQLYRVLVQDGGTSEMRYTRDGAMYLSPVSNNENMLVTKEGHAILDENNNPILLNNNVKEYAFSPTGSLTVKLDNGGQETFNLGISYANNPQSLEKTGENLYRLSDTADENQVMVDLNGGRRNEIAMKQNALEQSNVDISKEMVNLIATQRSYQFQSRSISLADQMMGLVNGIR